TGGTGAACAGAGGAGTTTACAAGGAAAATGTGGATATCAATGTGAAAAAGACtaatttggttttgattggaGAGGGCATGGATGTTGCGACCAGAACTGGACATAAGAGTAATGGTACTGGTTGGCGTACATTTACCTCGGCAACATTTAGTAAGAAATGTCCACACTTTCTATCATACATGGCTACTTTTATAACATGCATGATGTTCACTCTTTCAGCTCTGCAATTCATAACCAATTATTTTTTGTATGTGAATCAATGTTGTGTATAGCTGTGAAGGCAGAAGGCTTCATTGCAATCTATATAGGGTTTGAGAACACAGCCGGACCACACAACGGCCAGGCAGTGGCACTTCTAGTCAAGGGTAACCAATCAGCTTTCTTCCGATGCAAGATAAGTGGATACCAAGACACATTGTATGCACACAACAGCCGCCAGTTCTTTAGGGAATGCAAGATCAGTGGCACTGTCGACTTCATCTTCGGCTACAGCACTGCAGTTTTCCAAATGTGCACCAATATTGCGAAGAAAAGACCTAATCATGGCCAGTTACTGCCCACGGTCGTTTCGAAGAAGAATCAACCGGGTTGACGTGACTGCAGATGCTGATTTGTTGAGCAACATTACAGCTACACCCACATATGCTTGGGTCGACCTTGGGGTAATTACTCCACTTACAGTTTTCATGCAATCGACCCTAGGTAGTGTAGTAACTCCCAAGGGTTGGATTGAATGGAATGGAAACCGTGGCATTGACACTGTATTATGGTGAGTTCATGAATAAAGGGCCAGGTTCCGAGCTCGCAGGGCGGGTCAGATGGCTCGGTCATCATACTGATCCATCTGAGGCCGATCAGTTTACGGCCACCAACTTCATTGACGGAGATTCTTGGCTGCCATCCACAGGTATCCCATACACATCAACCTAGCTGAAACTTCATCTTCACGTGACCAAGCAAAGTTCAGAGAGTTCAAAGTCTAGAGAGAAGTAGCTTTTGTATTGGTATCTAGTGCTACGCTTGAAAATGCCAATATTCAAGTTGTCGAATTTTTGAACTGCCAGAAGTCAAATTTTGAGTCACTCTACTCATACAGAAGTGTAAATTTAAGATGAAATGAATTCTCTGGATAAATACAGGGGACATTTAATTTAACCCATTTTCTCATATGGGAAGGCTGTCGTTGAACAAAAAGGTGTTCGGTTTATCATCAATTGTATGACTGTGCAGCGTGGAGTGTGCAGATTGATGATCATTTCCAAATCATGTCTCCCAGAAATCGAAGGGCAGGCACTCCTCTGATCTCCATGTCAACTAGTGGAGCCTGGATCAATGTCAAGTCAGAGAGCTCTATATCACTCCGGATCATATCAAGAGCACGCATCTGATCCTGAGggatttggaaagaaaagatgactTTAATTTCTTGTTTCCAAACAAAATAGCACAAAGTAACTTCTGCAAGTTTTGAACTAGTCTTGCATTGAACTGGTTATTACTTGCCAgtaattaaaggaaaaaaaagaaagactgGTTATTAATTTTCAACTAGTTTACACAATGCTACAACAATACATACTTCTCAGCCAAAAGAAGATGGCATATTCTCTACCCAAAAACTAAAAGGACAGCAATTAGTTTCTTACCTTTCTTTTTATTGAACAAAATTTGCAGTCTGAGGCAGATGGGGGAAGAATCTGATTAACAATAAGTCGCTTCACAGGAACAGTTTCCTTCTTCAAAGAGGCATGCAACCTAGATGACTCGCTGACTGCCATGACCTTAGGAGTAGGAAAAAGAACACGAGAAAAAATCAGTTAGAAGCAATTTTCACCAAATTTGACCACTGTACCAACTTGTACGCACTAAAATGTACCACTACGGCTCAAGTAAGTGGTCTCTTTCAAAGTAAAACTCAAAATGGAGTAAACTACACAGATAGGAAAAAGAACAATTCACATAAAATCACAAAATTCTTACCGTGGGTATTGTTACTATGACAAATTCTGTGGAATCGGTATCACGAAAAAGCTCCCGCACTTTAATCATCCTCTCCCGTAGTTTCTCTAATTTGTCTGACTGCATTGAAGTTTTGGAATAAATTAGCAAATTTCTATAGATTGCAGATTACAGAAAGATCAAAACATCAGGCTTACTGCTCCAGAATTGCTTTCCCCTGACCCAAAAACGGATTTGATGGCTGAGGTGGCAGAAGATATCTTTTGTCTAAGCTGTAACAGACAATGTAAACATAGCATCAAATGTCAATCAGTTGTAAAATCTAAAGTTTAAGCAATTCGTGGCAAACAGATCTAGAGACTCATTATATTGAAATTTGAAAGCAAGGCAGAAGATTTGAATTGCTCATGAGTTATCTCATAACTAGCTTCTCAAGTCATACAGTATATTTAATTCCATTTAGTTCCAAAAGAATAAGAAGACACACACTCAAACTCATATCCATTGTGATTCATCCAAGTTGACAGCATTACCTTCAATATCTTGCCAATTGATGCATCCAAGAAGTCTGGCAAGGATAAAAGTCGCAATGTATGGCCCTGTTAACAATATCCCATCATAGTGTATTagaataaatattaaaaaacaaaaaatctaagTGGCGGTCACAAAATTGAATATTACTTACCGTGGGTGCAGTATCAAAGACTATACGAGTAAACATGTTATATTCTGGTGATTCGAGAAATTGTATCACCTGTAAAGAGGATTAAGATTGACCATTATTAGAAAATCAAGAAAGACTTTCAGGGCAAGCCAGAAAATTCATACCTTAGAAATCGCAATAGCTTCATCCAAACCAGGAGGAGGTGTGTCTAGCAGTTCTCCCAGTTTTAACTCTCCCAACttcaaaaatgaagaaacagaaaatgtcAGAGAAGCAATATTATCATAAAGCTTAAGTCAATCAAGTGTGCTGCAATACCGACATTTTCAAATAGAGCTTTACCTGTTCAGCAAGCATCCCAAGGCCCATTCCATCCATAAAATCTTTGACCCCTGTTCCACCATTTTTCTGACTTGCAGTTTTGAATTCTTCCCTTGCCTTCTCAGGGTTTATCTGCGGTACAGCTATGAGTTAGACATCAGACTAAAATATTCCAAGAATCagaagagaaacaaaaacacCTTTCATCATAGTAACTATCTTATCAAATACTTCACTACACAGCAGAAATAGGTGACAAAAAAATTAGCTTAGGAAGCTAAACCCACTGTCCCTCTTACCTCCAGAGCAAAAAGTGGAGCATCAGGCCCATCAACTGGTACAAGCGTGCCTCCAGTCAAATCCTTTAGATAAAATAAAATGCACATATATGTGTCAACACATAAACATACATCCACACACAAAGAACAATACTAGGTTCCACTTTAGGGAAAGCACAAGTACTTTAAAACATCAACaaagaaaatcatttttaaccTGAGCAAAGGAATCACTCAAGGAATGTGCTGGATCAGTGGAAACCACAAGAGTGGGATGCCCATTGTTAGCAAACTTTACAGCAAGTGAAGCTGCACAGCTCGTCTTTCCCACTCCACCTTTACCACCTAGCATGTAATACTTTCGCTGAGTCCCAGTAACCATCT
This portion of the Rosa chinensis cultivar Old Blush chromosome 1, RchiOBHm-V2, whole genome shotgun sequence genome encodes:
- the LOC112192644 gene encoding ATPase GET3B isoform X1 gives rise to the protein MATSTCIPSTFTPILQNLTSRNSIAMVGLLSYAPKTLKPLSYAQSFGFSSLSTARKPPRKLLQFQVRSVATPAEAIAGFEEMVTGTQRKYYMLGGKGGVGKTSCAASLAVKFANNGHPTLVVSTDPAHSLSDSFAQDLTGGTLVPVDGPDAPLFALEINPEKAREEFKTASQKNGGTGVKDFMDGMGLGMLAEQLGELKLGELLDTPPPGLDEAIAISKVIQFLESPEYNMFTRIVFDTAPTGHTLRLLSLPDFLDASIGKILKLRQKISSATSAIKSVFGSGESNSGASDKLEKLRERMIKVRELFRDTDSTEFVIVTIPTVMAVSESSRLHASLKKETVPVKRLIVNQILPPSASDCKFCSIKRKDQMRALDMIRSDIELSDLTLIQAPLVDMEIRGVPALRFLGDMIWK
- the LOC112192644 gene encoding ATPase GET3B isoform X2, whose protein sequence is MATSTCIPSTFTPILQNLTSRNSIAMVGLLSYAPKTLKPLSYAQSFGFSSLSTARKPPRKLLQFQVRSVATPAEAIAGFEEMVTGTQRKYYMLGGKGGVGKTSCAASLAVKFANNGHPTLVVSTDPAHSLSDSFAQDLTGGTLVPVDGPDAPLFALEINPEKAREEFKTASQKNGGTGVKDFMDGMGLGMLAEQLGELKLGELLDTPPPGLDEAIAISKVIQFLESPEYNMFTRIVFDTAPTGHTLRLLSLPDFLDASIGKILKSDKLEKLRERMIKVRELFRDTDSTEFVIVTIPTVMAVSESSRLHASLKKETVPVKRLIVNQILPPSASDCKFCSIKRKDQMRALDMIRSDIELSDLTLIQAPLVDMEIRGVPALRFLGDMIWK
- the LOC112169858 gene encoding pectinesterase/pectinesterase inhibitor PPE8B; its protein translation is MLPELPNALDLEPRSHQTQFQQISYWKNNPNVIVSRDWTGNFQKIMQAVEAVPDHSRKRLVILVNRGVYKENVDINVKKTNLVLIGEGMDVATRTGHKSNGTAVKAEGFIAIYIGFENTAGPHNGQAVALLVKGNQSAFFRCKISGYQDTLYAHNSRQFFRECKISGTVDFIFGYSTAVFQMCTNIAKKRPNHGQLLPTVVSKKNQPG